Sequence from the Bos indicus x Bos taurus breed Angus x Brahman F1 hybrid chromosome 16, Bos_hybrid_MaternalHap_v2.0, whole genome shotgun sequence genome:
GAACAGAACACACACGCCTCTCCACAGCCCCGGCCTCAGTGGACCGATGGGCGGACAGCACCTGAGTCGTTTCCCGCCAGCTGCCCAGGCCCACCCGCCTGCTCGGCTATGAGAGCCCCGCGCCCCTGGCCTCTTGGATGGGTCTGCTCCCCTCAGTCCCCACTGCCGGTCCCCTGACACTCCCCATCCCCTGCACACGCGACAGCAGCCTACCGCAGGGCTCCCTGCGGCCTCTGCGTGTCGGTCCACGGGTCGGCACTGCCCTGCCCTGGGGGCCCAGGTGGGCCCTGCCCCTCCGCGTGTCCAGGGGCCTCTCAGTCCCCACCTCGGGTGCCGGGCAAGACTCGGGACATACTCTTCAATCAGAGGGGCTGCCCCCTCCTCTGAGCTCCGGGGGGACTGCGTGAACCTTCACACCGGGACGTGTGACCTCTGGCACGCCGGCCCCTGCACGCGGGACGCGTGGACCTGTCTCTGGGGCCTGACTAGTGACCCTCCAAGGTCAAAAGCGGCATCTCCTGTGACACCCGCAACGGGGCCTGCCACACAGAGGCGCTTGCTGTAACAGGGCTAAACGGAGTGAAATGGAAGAATAACCCACCTTGAATTTTTAATGCCAGATGACCCAACGGCTCATCCATTCCTGGTGACAACGAGGCGTGGCTCTGTGGAGGACTCACTGTCACAGCTCACCGCAGCAGCTCACGGGAGGACGTGCTAAAAGAAGCTGGGGCCTGACTGGATGCCCAGCATCCTCGGGAACCCTGCCCCCATCCTCTCCCTGGCCCACCGCCTCCTCCAAGGCCAGGCTACATGCCCACCCTTCTCTCTCAATCCTTCCTGCCTCTCAGTCCACAAGGGATCCCGTCCTCCTCTGAAACTCCCGACTCCTGGTTGAGGACAGCGCCTCTGCCACTGAGTCCCACTCCATCTTGCACTCCGAGCCTAACACCCGTAGGCTCCATAGGTAGGTTCTGCCCAGGAAGGAAGGTGGGGAAGGGCTGGGGTCTGGATTCCGGGCTCTGCTGCCTCATCTGGACAGGCTGACCCTCCCTCTCCAGGTTCAAACCCTCCCTATGGCTCCCTGAGAACCTGAGCTGGTCAGAAATGCCACCCTGGGCTAAGACACCGGACCGGGCAGCTCAGGGAGCTAACACCATCCGAGTGTCTGGTGTTCAGTCCCTGATTCTAGGGAGGCCCCCAAGGGCAGGCTCCTTCCACCCGCCGGCTCTGCAAAGAGGCCAGGGGAATCTTGGCAGCTGGCACCTCCCTGGGGAAAATCctaagagagagacagacagtagCCGGGAGCCAAGAGGGGGTGAGAGGGACTGAGGCTCTGAGCGCCTGTTCTACCGGCCCTCTGGGCCCTGAGACCTTTGACGCTCTTAGTTCAGTCAAACCAGTGACTGATGAGGGACAGGCCAGGCTCCCACGGCAGGCAGGGCGGAGATCCAGCCCGGgcacttttcttccaaagacccAGCTAGGAAGCCAGGTCCCCCGCCCTCCGCCCCACCCCGAATCTCGCCCCCTTCTCGGCCCAGGCgcctgcccctcccccgcccccaccccttcctGCCGCCCGGGGCCGAGGCGACTGGGTGGGCAGGAAGGGAGGTGCTGGGCTGGGCACGGGCCGTGAAGAGCCACCCTCCCTCTTGGCCCCGCGTCCGCCACCGGGCGTCTCCGGCCATGCGCCCCACGGAGCCCTGGAGCCCCAGCGCGGGGACGGCGCCCTGGGACTACTACTCGGGGTCGGGCGCGCCGGACGAGCTGGAGCCGGAGGAGCTGTGCGCGGCACGGGACCTGCCCTACAGCCACGCCTACATCCCCGCGCTCTACCTGGCGGCCTTCGCCGTGGGCCTGCCGGGCAACGCCTTCGTGCTGTGGCTGCTGTCCGGGGCGCGCGGCCGGCGGCGGCTCGTGGACACCTTCGTGCAGCACCTGGCGGCCGCCGACCTGGGCTTCGTGCTCACGCTGCCGCTGTGggccgcggcggcggcgcggggcggcCGCTGGCCCTTCGGCGAGGGCCTGTGCAAGCTCAGCAGCTTCGCGCTGGCCGGCACGCGCTGCGCGGGCGCCCTGCTGCTGGCCGGCCTCAGCGTGGACCGCTACCTGGCCGTGGGCCGCCCGCTGGCCGCGCGCTCCCCGCGCTCCCGGCGCTGCGCGCTGGCGGCCTGCGCGGGCGTGTGGGCCGCAGCGCTGGCCGCCGGCCTGCCGTCGCTGGCCTTCCGCCGCCTGCGGCCGCTGCCCGGCCAGGACCGCGGCAGCCAGTGCGGGGAGGAGTCGTCGGACGCCTTTCAGGGcctgagcctgctgctgctgcttctgaccCTGGTGCTGCCCCTGGCCGTCACCGTCGTCTGCTACTGCCGCGTGTCGCGCCGCCTGCGCGGGCCGCCGCACCTGGGCCGCGCCCGGAGCCGCTCGCTGCGCATCATCTTGGCCGTCGAGGGCGCCTTCGTGGGCTCCTGGCTGCCCTTCTGCGCCCTGCGCGCCGTCTTCCACCTGGCGAGCTTGGGCGCGCTGCCGCTGCCCTGCCGCTTGCTGCTGGCGCTGCGCTGGGGCCTCACCGTCGCCACCTGCCTGGCCTTCGTCAACAGCTGCGCCAACCCACTCATCTATCTGCTACTCGACCGCTCGTTCCGCGCGCAGCTGCGGCAGCGCGGGGCCTGCGGGCGCGCCGACCGCCCGGCGCGCGGGAGCAGCTCGGCGTCATCACTCTCCGGCGAAGACGGCTCCCCGTTCCGGAGCCCGGCCCGCGCGGGCGGCCGAGCCCAGACGGCGAGCGCCCCCTCGGCTGTTGGCCCGTAGCTGCTCGGCCCGCGGGCTGCGGGCGGCGGAGGGAAGCGAAGCGGGCCGTCCCCCACCGCCACCCGTCTCCCCGACTTCCCCGAGCGCAGCGGGCTGCTCCGCCGGGTCCGCGGGGTCTCCCTCACGAGCTTTCCCAAAATCTCAGCTTTTCCAGCgtctcccccaaccccagcccggCTCCTGAGACCCGCTCTCCTCCCGCTCCGCCCATTGGACACCTGGGCGCTTTGTCTCCAGCGCAGTAAACGTCCTGCGAGATGGACCGGGCGAGATGGACCTGCAACACCGACCCGGGCTCGGAAAGGGAAGTGGCCTCCCTGCTCTGCCCCCTGGGAGAGACCCCCTAGAGGCCACTCTTGTCTCGGGCGGCTCTGTTACCTTTGGCTCCTACAATCGCGTTGCCTGCTGAGAAATACCTTCTCCAAGCCAAACTCTCTGGCCCCTCTCCAAAGAATCCTGGACCTTTACGCTCTGCCGTCTTGGTGGCTGTGCTGAATCACGCGTCAGCATCTTCATGTTCAACACTCACCAAAGCGTGGGAAGCGCGGTGCTGTCGCGCTAACCCCTTCCTGCTGCCAGCGACCCCAGGAGGCCCATCCTTTATTTCCCCCAACTCCCAAGAAGCCACAGGACTCACCCTGGACTTGGGCGGGCGCCTCCCTGCAGACAGAGGGTTCCAGCATCTGTCCCCGGGCACTCAGATGCTCTGACCGGCTGGGACACTGGGCCCCGCGGCGAGTTCCCCTTTCTCAATAAACAGTCTTGCTGCCCTCACCCGACAGCTGTGTCTGCCTTTACTTGAGTGGAAGGGACTGAAATGAGTGTGAGGGGGcgactcgatccctgggtcagacaaAACTCAATCCAGTAGTTGAGGCTGACCTCAAAGCGCTCGAGATTTGGTGTCAAGTCGGGCCAAGAGCAGCAGCCCTGCCGTGGGCCCCCGGGAGGGCAGCCTGTCTTCTCGTCTTCCTATTTTAAAGGACGTTTCCCATTTCGGAGGTTtcagagaaagaggaggggaaaaagaTTTAAGCGCAGCTGCCAGCCAGGCGTCACTTCAGAGTGGAAGTGTGGCATTGTGGCTGGCAAATCCTGGCGGAACCTTATCCTCACGCCCTTTGGGCCCATCCAGGACAAATGCTGAAGGGCATCTGTGTTCTGAGTCTGTGACAGCCTTGGAGGTTTCTGGAAGGGCTGGGAATTcagtctttatatttttaagcagATTTGGCCTAAAGAAACATCAGTCAGTGCAGGAAAGAACTCAGAAATTCTCCTGGAGAGCCGGTCTCACCAGGCCCGCTCCAGGCATGGAGTGCAGCCTTTGGGGCTGTTGGGTTAGAGCAGACACACCGTTCATCTGCTGCCCGAGGAGGTCACACTGGGAAGAAACACACCCAGGCCTGTCCCACCACACCCCAAGGGAGGCGGGCcttgcagcccgtggggtcaccgGGCTGGCAGGACTGATTCCAGACGCTTCAGTCTTGGAGAGGTCAGTGCACCATGGCCCTTCGGACCCTCCCCGTAGCTCTCTGAGACAAGAAATGACCGAGTCACATGCCGAGGTCCCAGCTCACAGCAGAGGAGCTCTCCTGGGCTGTTCCAACGAAGCCCCCATCTTAAGGCCTGCCACCTTGCTTCTCCCGATTTGCTGGTACACCAACCTCCCCAAAGACAGGCAGAAAGGAAGCTTCTCCAACTCCAACCCCCTACCTCACCAGAAGTTAGCAAAACTCAGCATTTCCCTCCCACTGCTGGGACACTGGAAAATGCTGGTAAGCGAAACAGAAAAGGGGGTAACAACTGCTCGTGTtaaatacacacccacacacttcAAGCCTGGATGATATAAAATCAATGTTGGCATTGGTGGTGTTGGCGCCGAACACTAGGAACCGCAGAGTCCTCTGGGCAAAACCcaccttttgttcttttctttctctggcaCGAGTTAGGCGCCATGGTGTCTCTCTTCTCAGCTAACGGGAAGCCGTctgctttctgtctgtctctcccatcagaaCCTGAGCTCCATAAGTCAAGCGGGGTGTCTGGTCCCCTGCTGTGGCCCCTGTGCCTGGTGGGGAAGGGGACACGCGTGACGCACCTGTGGGGGGAGTGACCGTCGCGATCCCATCATAACGTGAAATCGTAAGAAACAGTGGGAAGGGgaagggcggggcgggggggtgttGCACTGTCTGTATGATCTGTCAAAGGGCAACAGCGAAGGAAGGCCCCGCCACTTCTCTGTCTGGAAATTTTCTATAagctttttaaacagttttattgatTATTTGTTGGCTaagctgggtcttggttgctgcgcgGGCTATCTCTAGTTGCGGAGGGCAGGGGCCGTTCTGCAGGTGCGgtgtgggcttctgtggtggaGCTCATTCCCCCCGGCTCAGTCGTCAGGACACACGGGCCCCGCTGCCCCGAGGCACATGGGGCTTccggaccaggggtcaaatccatgtccccagcagcagcaggcacactctcagccactggacccctGGAGAAGCCCCCTGGGAACCTTCTTTAAGGGCAGTGAACAAAGCAGTCATGGGGCCCCAAGGCTGAGGCTAAAGGCGGACCCAGGCCTGAGCTGGCATGATCCCAGCGGGGCCTGCCTGGGGCACTCTGGCCAGACGCCCCCAACCCCCCTTCTTCACGTGGAGGACGACGCTTCTGTCTGCTCTGCTCAGGCTCCTCACGGGTCAGGCGAAGCCGAGTCCTTGAACATGCTTTGTAAGCTGCGGTGTTAGACCACAGGCGCCCTGCCCTCGGGGTGAGCCGGTCCCGGCCCACTGCCCCGCCCTTTGCCCACCGGCTGTGGCCTGCAGCGGAGATGGGGTGGAGCATCTCTGGGTTTTTTTAAGGTCAACCTCTGGGCAAAGGCCGGGCACGTTGGCCTGTGTGATTCTGATTTGAGCTGGTGACTAATTCTGGGCTTTCTTGGGCCCTTTCTCAGGGCACCGTGTGGTCGCCGGGCCCCAGGGTGAGTGATCTGGGGAGTTCACGGGAATGGCAGGGCAGGCGAAGCCCCGCTCGGTGATATGACTCAGCCCCGCACCACTTTGGACCTTGTGGGGACATCCCGCGTGTCAGAGCCGCAGGGTCTAGATCCAGCCCTGCCTCGGCTGGGGTACCTGAAAGAAGTTACTGACCACCCACCGCCCCCACCAAGACCCCCAGGTCCATCCAACGGGGCAAAGGATGGAAAGACCCCCGGGAGCCAAGAGCAGAGGCGCTGGTGGGCGGGAcgaggaggaggtgaggaggtGAGACCACTCTTCCTCCTGCCGTCACCGGAGGGCTTACTGAAGGTGCCCCCGCATCTCAGGAGAAGAGTGGGCGCTGCGTGAGACCCCTGTGTGCGTCCATCACGGCCCAGCAGGGCAGGAGGCCCATCTTGCTCCTTCCGAGAGGGGGACGGGGAGATCCAGGCCCAGGAAGGCGACCCCGCATCCTGCAGCACAGCAGATGTTTGTCAAAGGCGCACAGAGGGGGCTTCCTTGGTCCTCCTGACCTGGGGGCAGGCAGGAGTGATCAGTTCATTTTACCCTCGTTGGGACCGGCTTTGAAGCGGCTCGGTCAGCGTCACAGAGAAGCAGAGGGCAACTCAAGCCTGTGTGCTCTCTCTCCTTCCGGCTTGCCCGGCCCTGCCACCCCTCCCGTGCGACACCCAGCTCACACTGCTGGTCACCTAGGCCCAGCCTTTCCCTTAAAAAGTGTAAGCTTCCCCCTGATTTTTGAAGTAATGcaggttctttgttttttgaaaaaagaaatcataagaaaatataaaggaaaaatatagaaaacagtcATTATTCCACCGTGAAAATGTACcttctttttgtatatattttaataacacacacagacaaaggagcctggcaggctacagcccactgggccacagagtcagacacgactgagcaccttacATTACATTATAATAAAACACATGTAAGTTTTTTCCAGGCTAAATTGTGATCAATCTATGTGGGACCCCACACTGGGTCTACTGTGTGCCCAAGAGTGCCGGGCACAAAACCGGCATTCAGTAATGGTTTGTTGAATGcatcttctttaaatatttatttttatttatttatatggccTTAGTTGCTGCCTGTGGGATTCAGCTCCCTGACCtggacctcctgcattgggagcgctgggtcttagccaccagggaagtcctgttgaaTGTACGTTGTATATATATTACTTTGTGCCCGGCAGTCGGCAACATGCCATATTTTATCAGCTCATTGAATATTATTCTAGACATCTTTTTTAACATTACATCATTATATGAAATGTAAACCACCTTTATTCAACAAGCCCTTaaagtttttttcagtttttcactctgTTAAGTAATTCTGtgatgaacattcttgtacaaaaatctttattttcatttctgattctttcttcAGGACAAACtcctagaagtgaaattattCATCAGATATTATGAACAATTTGAGATTTTGGTGCATTGTGCcaaattgtgaaaaaaattacattctcTCTGGAGGCTTGTGGGCGCCTGCTCACCACAC
This genomic interval carries:
- the GPR25 gene encoding probable G-protein coupled receptor 25, coding for MRPTEPWSPSAGTAPWDYYSGSGAPDELEPEELCAARDLPYSHAYIPALYLAAFAVGLPGNAFVLWLLSGARGRRRLVDTFVQHLAAADLGFVLTLPLWAAAAARGGRWPFGEGLCKLSSFALAGTRCAGALLLAGLSVDRYLAVGRPLAARSPRSRRCALAACAGVWAAALAAGLPSLAFRRLRPLPGQDRGSQCGEESSDAFQGLSLLLLLLTLVLPLAVTVVCYCRVSRRLRGPPHLGRARSRSLRIILAVEGAFVGSWLPFCALRAVFHLASLGALPLPCRLLLALRWGLTVATCLAFVNSCANPLIYLLLDRSFRAQLRQRGACGRADRPARGSSSASSLSGEDGSPFRSPARAGGRAQTASAPSAVGP